Below is a window of Hydrogenovibrio crunogenus DNA.
CCTCAATCACTTTGAGGTTTTGAAAACCGTTCATGAAACATTAAAGGGGTTGCCGGGCTATGATGCACAAGCGTTTGCAGAAGAATGGCTTAAAAGGGATTTACTGAATGTCATCTTTGGCAACTCAGACAATCATGGACGCAACACGGCGTTTATCAAAAAAAATGGTCAAATTATGCTCTCCCCCATTTTTGATTTAGCCCCGATGAAAGTCGACCTTGAAGGCATTGTCAGAACGATCAAATGGGGGAGACCTTTTGAAGCAGGCGGTGAATTTGATTGGCATGGCATCGTCCACCAATTAAACGAATCTGTTTACGACCCCCAAGCCATTTGGCTGAGCTTAAAGGAGACCGCTACGACACTTATCGGCCTGAAAGAACGACTTCTAAAGGCCGGCCTTTCTAAAGAATTTATCCACATTCCTGCCTTGGGAATGAACAGCATCGAAACAAGGTTAAAACACTGGAAGCTGCTATGAACAAACAACCGCTTTCACCAGAAGAAAAAGACCAACTGCTACTCGATGGTATACATGCCGTACTCATAGGTCAACAAACCGAAGGTGAATTACTCCGACAATTGCGTAAAAACCTGTTAGGACTCACCCAGCAAGACTATGCCGAGCTGGTCGGCATCAGCCGAAGAACCCTATCGGATATTGAAAACGGCAAGACACAGGCTTCCAGCACCACCTTAAACCAAATCTTCAAACCCTTAGGCCTCAAGTTCGGGCTCGTGCCCAGAAGCCCAAACCTAATCGCCAAACTACTCAACAAAACGCCATAATTCGCACCGTCATTACAAAGCCAATTGTGTCATGAATGACTGGGTCATTACACAACCTCTGAGACGGCCTGCTTTAATTCCCTTAATGGAGACATATCATGATCAAATTTTTTGACCACAGATTTAGAGCAATTACCCAATAGATTAGTTCGCGCGAATGCTGACGATATTATTATTGGCTTTTGGGTTGTTTAAGTAATCAACTATCCCCGAAGTATGATCAAAACCATCAACAATGCGGGTGAGTTGCTCTATCACTGAATCATACGCATACTGTGTTAAGCTTTGTTCTAGTTGAATATATTCCTGCATTAAATCCGCGTACGCCATAAAGTCTTCATGCGCTTTCATAATTCTTGGGTGGTCCGTCCCATCCACATTATGACCAATCAAAAGCTCTTCATAAAGTTTTTCACCCGGGCGCAAGCCAGTGTACTGAATTTCAATATCACCATTACCCGCTTCGTCCAACACATCCAGGCCTGACAGCTTAATCACTTTATGCGCTAAATCCGCAATTTTAACCGGCTCCCCCATATCCAACACAAAGACATCACCCCCTGCTCCCATCGAACCCGCCTGAATCACTAAGGAAGCGGCTTCTGGAATGGTCATAAAATAGCGGGTGATCTCTTTATGAGTCACTGTTACTGGCCCGCCATCGGCAATTTGTTGTCTAAACAATGGAATCACAGAGCCGGATGACCCGAGCACATTCCCAAAACGCACCATCACAAACCGGGTGTTAGGATATTCCACCTGCAGCGCTTGCAATGCCATTTCTGCCAAGCGTTTACTGGCTCCCATCACATTGGTAGGGCGAACGGCCTTATCCGTTGAAATCAACACAAAATTTTGTACGCCACATTCCGCCGCCACCTTGGCGGCAATATGCGTTCCAAACGCATTGTTAACAATGCCTTCCTGAATATTATGTTCCACAATCGGCACATGTTTATAAGCCGCCGCATGATAGATGGTGTTGACGCCATAACACTCTATAACACGCTGTAACTTCGCTTCATCCAACACACTGCCCAAAATGCCAATCAATTGGGTCTTTTGCAGTTCTTTTGACTGCTTTAATTCTTGTTCAATGTGATACAGGGCAAATTCGCTCATTTCATAAAGCACTAACGTTTTCGGGCGTTGTCGCAACACTTTACGGCACAATTCTGACCCAATAGATCCCCCCGCGCCGGTAATCATCACTGTCTGCTGTGAAATACACCGAGACAACAATTCCGGCTGGGGGGGAACGGGATCGCGCCCCAACAAATCTTCAATTGCCACTTCCCGAATATCGGAAAAAGAGACCTTCCCCGCGACAATTTCATCCATCGCCGGCAGCGTGGACACTTTCACAGGATAAGGCTCTAACCACTCCAAAATAGCCTTACGACGCGACGCACGTAAAGACGGAATCGCCAAAAACACTTCCGACACATCATAATCATTAATCAAACGCTGCAAATCCGCACGGCTATAAACTTTAACCGAGCCTATAACGTGTTTTTTTAGCGCCTTATCATCATCAATAAAGCCCACGACCTTTAAACCAGGAATGCGCACAATCGCATTTAACAACTGCTGCCCAGACGACCCTGCACCAAAAATCACCACGCGCTTGCGACCAAACGCACCTTTTATACCCTGGGTTAACAGCCAGCGCATACTCATGCGCGTCACCGCAATAAACAACAAGGCCAACAACCAGCTAATTACAATCGACGAACGCGGATACTTAAGATCCAACATAAAGATCGCCGCCGCCCAAACGGCAAACACCACAGTCACCGCAACAAATACCGTCACCGCAAACCGCGAGCCGATATAACGAATCACCGCACGATACAAACCTTGATTAATAAAAACGGGAATCGCCAGAACAGGCAATAAGAAAATAGCAGGATAATAAGCGATAACTGGAAAAACGGTATCGCCAAAACGCAGCCAGATCGCCAACACCGAGACAAACAAAAGCCCCACAACATCCAACGATACGGATATTACGCGCTTTGACCAACGTGGCAACTCAACTAATTGACGAACTATTTTCATAAAAATACTTGTGGGTTAATTTTGTTTTCTAAATTGTAGCACTAGACTAGGTTGGGAGATACGCTTGAGCGTCGATCTCACGCATCATAAAAGTAATTAGCGGCTTACTATTTTTTTTATAGTAAGAAAAATAATTCTGATATCCAAACCGAGTGACTGATTATCAACATACTCTAGATAATACTTTTGTTTAATCGGCAAAATCTCATCAATATATGCTTGGCGAGCATCTTCGTATCCTGCCAAAATATCATTCTCATCAACCATTTCTATTGAAGCTAAATCCGTAATTCCAGGCCGAACAGACAAAATCTTATTACGAACATCAACAGGGTACTCTTCAATAAACTCTTGAACTTCTGGACGTGGGCCTACTAGTGACATCTTTCCAATTAAAACATCGAGTAACTGAGGCAACTCATCAATTTTATATTTTCTTAAAAAATAGCCGGATTTAGTTATGCGACTATCTGAACCTACAGTTAGGCGACCTGCCGACTCTGTATCAACACGCATTGTTCTAAACTTATGAATGCGAAAAGATTTTCCATCCAATCCGGCCCTAACTTGTCTAAAAAAAACGGGGCCTTTAGAGTCCAATTTAATCAAAATCGCAATAATTAAAAAAATTGGAAATAAAAACAATAAACCCAGTAAAGATGCAAAAAAATCAAACAATCGTTTTATCACAGCAACGCCTCACGCAACGCAGAAATAACACGATCCTGTTGTTCATCAGACATTGCGGTATAAAGCGGAATACTGAGCATAGCTTGGTAAGCTTTATCAGACTGAGGGAACATCTCAGCAGTCAGGTTATAACGATCACGCCAATACGGGTGGCGATGCAATGGAACATAATGCACACTGGTGCCGATTTTTCTATCCGCTAAGAACTGAATGAGTTCATCACGACCCATTGGTGCATTTTCTTTCAATCGCAACACATACAAGTGCCACGAATGAATATCACCTTCAGGTGCCTTTGCTGGCAATATCAATGGCAAATCAGTTAATGCATCAAAGTAGCGTTTAGCCAAATATTGTCTACGTTTCAAAAATTTAGGTAAACGTTTTAATTGATGAATCCCCATAGCTGAAGCAATATCAGTCAAATTGTACTTAAATCCAGGTGCAACGACTTCATAATACCAAGCAGGCTTTTCAGAACGGAAACGATCAAATGCATCACGATTAATACCATGTAACCGCATTACTCGCATCCTGTCAGCAAGTAGTTGAGACTTTGTGACAATCATTCCGCCTTCACCCGTAGTCATCGTCTTATTAGCGTAAAAACTGAACACTGTCACATCAGAGCGCAAAGAACCAATCAACTTTTCCTTATAAGTTGTAGGCAAAGCATGAGCAGCATCCTCAACAATTTTCAAACCAAACTCATCGGCAATATCAAAAATCGTATCCATATCACAACTCAAGCCAGCATAATGCACCGGCATAATAGCTTTAGTCTTAGGCGTTATCACTTTACGAATTGCTTCTGGATCGATATTCATCGTAACAGGATCAATATCAACCAGCTTAACATCCGCCCCTAAATATCGAACCACTTCGGCGGTCGCAGTAAAAGTATGGGTTGTGGTTATCACCTCATCACCTTCACCAATACCAATCGCTTCCAATGCCAAATGCAAACCCGCTGTAGCTGAGTTAACTGCAATCGTTTGCACACCGTCGCCAATATACTCAGAAAAAGATGTTTCAAACTGTTTAGTTTTAGGGCCAGTTGTGACCCATCCCGAACGAAGAGCCTCTGCTACTTCTTCAATTTCCTCTTCACCCAATTCAGGCAAAGCAAAGGGAATAAACATTACACACACCTCAACTAAACAATACCAGACAGCTCCATGTAAAACTGCCCAGAAATATAATTTTTAATAGAAAAACCATGCCTTAAATAAAAGTTAATCGCTTTAATATTTGAAACTTTTACATAAAGCCCCAAATCCTGCCCTGCGGACTCTGAGATTAACGCAGATATCACGCGCGATCCTACGCCTTTAGTATTATCATCAGAAACAATCGATAATATTAAAAATTCAGCCTCATCGATTGACTTGGACGACGTTAATAGGCTCTTAAACTTCAACAAAAAAGATTGCAAAGCTTGACGGATATTAAGCAAGGACTCTTTAATGATTAAAAGCTTAAAATCTTTTTTAAATTCACGAATAAGATCAGCCAAATTCTTACCCGCTAAAACAAAACCATCTATCTCCCCATCCAAATTACGATCAACAACTAATGTGCAACCTCTATGCAAAAAATAACTGTAGTAAACAGATAAAAATGACTTCGAAAAGTACTTTGTAAGGTGACCATCTGGATAGTTTTTTTTATGTAACTCTGAAATGCGTAGAACATCATCAGTACTGATAACCCTAGTTATTTTTTCAATCATCTAAACACCATTCATTGAGAGCACTAATCACCTTTTCGCAATCATTAATAGGCATCACAGGACTAATCGGCAAACTCAACACTTGATTGTGAATCGCTTCAGTTATCGGGTAGCTTTGGTTTGACCAGGCCTGGTAGGCTTTTTGGTGGTGTGGTGCAATGGGGTAGTGGATTAGGGTTTGGATGCCCTGCTCGGTTAAATAGGTTTGCAGTTTTTCGCGCTCGGTGGTGCGGATGACGAAAAGGTGCCAAACATGGCTTGCGCAATGTTTAATGTTTAATTTTGAATCTTGAATGGGTAAAGCGATTGATGGGTTATTTATTCCCTCACAATACATCGCCGCGATTTGTTGGCGACGTTTTGTTTCTTGGTCTAGGTGTTTTAGTTTGACGCGAAGCAACGCGGCTTGCATTTCGTCTAGGCGGCTGTTGACGCCTAGATAGAGGTTTTCGTATTTTTTGTGGCTGCCATAATTGCCAAGTGCGCGGATGGTTTGCGCTAATGCGTCATCGTTGGTTGTGACGGCTCCGGCATCGCCGAGTGCGCCAAGGTTTTTGCCGGGGTAAAAACTAAAGCCTGACGCATCGCCCCAGTTGCCGGCTTTTTTGCCGTCAATTTGTGCGCCATGGGCTTGGGCGGAATCTTCTAATACCAATAGGTTGTGTTTTTTGGCCATCGCCATGATTTCGGGCATGGGTGCAAGCTGGCCGTAGAGATGCACCGCTAAAATCGCTTTGGTATTGGCCGTAATGGCTTGTTCAATTAAGCCTGGCGCTAGGTTGTAGGTATGCTCATCAGGTTCGACTAAAATCGGTTTTAGGCGGTTTTCTGTAATGGCGAGAATACTGGCAATATAAGTATTGGCGGGGACAATGACCTCATCGCCCTCTTTCAGTCTGCCGAGTTCTTTCCACGCACGTAGCACAAGAATTAAGGCATCCAGTCCATTAGCTACGCCAATGCAGTGTTTAGTTCCGCAATAGTCTGCAAACTCATGTTCAAAGGCTTTAACATGTGTCCCTTGAACATACCAACCAGAATCGATAACTTGAGTCGCCGCTTCGATTAATTCGTTTCTATATTGGGCGTTAATGCCTTTTAAATCTAAAAATGGGATCATCTTTTTTCTTGCTCTATTTTTTGTATTGTATCTTGTTCGTGTTTATATTGAGCACCACAATTTTCACACATATAATTTTTTAGTTTAATACCACATTCACAGACATAGCCGTGTTGTTTGGCAGGGTTACCATAAACCAAGGAATTAGCAGAGACATCTTTGGTGACCACGGCTCCTGCGCCAATCATGGCGTATTGCCCAATTGTAATGCCACCGATAATGGTAGCGTTTGCGCCAATGGAAGCATGGTGTTCAACCGTGGTTTGCAGAAAATCTGTCGGGCGTTGTTTGGAGCGCGGGGTGAAGTCATTGGTAAAGGTGACATTCGGGCCGACAAACACATTATCACCAATGCGTAAACCATCCCAAACTTGCACTCCGGATTTGATGGTGACGTTATCACCCAACACCACATCGTTTTCAATCAAAGTTAAGGCGTTGATATTACAGTTCTGGCCGATTTTTGCGCCTTTTAGCACCACGCTAAATTGCCAAATGGTGGTGCCGTCACCAATTTGGTCGGTTTGGACATCGGCTAACGGATGGATTTTAAATTTAGGTTGGCTTGACGACATTTAAGAACTCTTGGTAGTCACGGATATAGTCATTTTCATCATAATACTGATTGGCTAGTACCATCAGCACACAGTCTGGCGAAAAATCGTGCATTTCTCGCCAAGTAAGATCTTCGATGATTAAGCCAGTTGTTGAGCTGTCGAGGGTAATTTCCTCACGCTGTTTGCCATTATCTAAAACAAAACGACAAGAACCCGTCACACAGACAGCAAGTTGCTTTAGGTTTTTATGAGCGTGGAAGCCACGTGATACACCTTGTTTGGTAGCAAAGATGTAATAAACACGCTTGATTTCAAATGGCACGCTTTTGTTGGCTTCAAGTGCCACCAGTGAACCACGGTCATCACCAAGTGGTTTAAAGTTTACAGTTTTGATTAAACTCATAACTTATGCTCCAACAAATCGGCTAAATATTGCCCATAGCTGTTTTTTGATAAAGCTTTCGCCGTTTGCATAACTTGTTCGTTGCTTAGCCAGCCATTACGCCAGGCTATTTCTTCTAGGCAGGCGATTTTGTAGCCTTGGCGTTTTTCGATGGTTTCGACAAACATGGCGGCTTCTAATAGACTTTCGTGGGTGCCGGTGTCTAACCAAGCAAAACCACGTCCGAGTTGTTCAACGTGCAAATCACCTCGTTCCATGTACATTTGGTTGATGGTGGTGATTTCGAGTTCACCACGATTGCTGGGTTTGACTTGTTTGGCGATTTCTACTACATCATTGTCGTAGAAGTATAAGCCGGTGACCGCAAAGTTGGATTTGGGTTTGGCTGGTTTTTCTTCTAGGCTAATGGCTTTTTGGTTTTGGTCGAATTCTACCACACCAAAGCGTTCCGGATCTTTAACTTGGTATCCAAATACGGTTGCACCACCAGGCCTGGTGGCTGCGCGTTTTAGGATTGGTGAAAAGCCTTGCCCCCAAAAGATATTGTCGCCTAAGGCTAAACACACGCTGTCGCTGCCTATAAACTCTTCGCCGATAATAAACGCTTGGGCAAGTCCGTCTGGGCTGGGTTGTTCGGCGTAGGTTAGGTTTACTCCAAAGTCTTTACCGTCGCCCAGCATACGGATAAACCCGGCTTGATCTTCGGGCGTGGTGATAATCAGAATGTCTTGGATACCTGCCAGCATCAATACCGATAGCGGGTAATAAATCATCGGTTTGTCGTAAACGGGTAATAGCTGTTTTGATACACCGCGCGTAATCGGGTAAAGCCTTGTACCGGAGCCGCCTGCTAAGATAATGCCTTTCATTGTTTACTTCCTAATCTTTCTCTTTGGTAACTGCCGTCTTGCACGTGTTGGCACCAGGCCTGGTTGTCGAGATACCATTGTACGGTTTTGCGTATACCCGACTCAAAGGTTTCTTGTGGTGTCCAGCCGAGTTCGCGTTGGATTTTGCTGGCGTCGATGGCGTAACGCATGTCGTGGCCTGGGCGGTCGGCGACGTATTTAATCAATGCCACATAGCTACCCGCATTACCGGGCTGACACGAGTAGCTGTCGATATTGGGGTTATTTTCACTGGGATAGAATTCTTCTAACACCGCACAAATGGTTTTGACCACTTCGATGTTTTGTTTTTCGTTATGGCCGCCGATGTTGTAGGTTTCACCTATTTTGCCCTTGGTTGCGACGAGCACTAAAGCGCGGGCGTGGTCTTCAATATATAGCCAGTCTCGGATTTGGTTGCCTTTGCCATACACGGGGAGCGGTTTGCCTTCTAGTGCGTTAAGGATTACTAATGGAATGAGTTTTTCTGGGAAGTGATATGGGCCGTAGTTGTTTGAGCAATTGGTAACTAACGTTGGTAATCCGTAGGTTCTTTGCCAGGCTCGCACCAGATGGTCTGAACTCGCTTTTGATGCGCTATAGGGGGAACTTGGGGCGTAGGCGGTGGTTTCGGTGAAGAGAGGAAGCATAAGCTTGTCATTCTGAACCGCAGGTGAAGAATCTAGGTCGTGCGCTGAAGATCCTTCGCTTTGCTCAGGATGACTACTTAATACTTCATCCGGGTGTGGCAAATCACCATAAACTTCGTCAGTCGAAATATGGTGAAAGCGGAAATTGGCTTTTTTATCGCCTTCAAGCCCTGACCAATAAGCTCTTGCTTGTTCGAGCAAGATATAGGTACCAACGATATTGGTTTGAATAAATTCACCAGGGCCGTCTATAGACCGATCAACGTGAGATTCCGCAGCCAAATGCATCACGATATCGGGCTGGTGTTGGTTAAACATGCGCTTGAGTTCAACCGCATCACAAATATCGACCTGCTCAAAGACATAGCGTTCGCTGTTTTCGACAGATTTTAGCGATTCCAAATTACCGGCATAAGTGAGCTTATCAACATTCACCACCGAATAGTCTGTGTCGTTAATAATATGGCGAACTACTGCGCTACCAATAAAACCGGCACCACCGGTAACTAAAATACAAAACATAAAAACAGATTACCTTTTTAAAATACTTAGCATGTGATCATAAAAGAAATGCAGTATCACTGAAAACAGCCAAATATGCGGCGAAACGAGTGAATAGTTTTTAGACAAGATTTTTGCTTTATCGTGAAAAATTTGACGCCTCGGACGCGACTTCATTGTATTTAACGCATGGGAACGGTAAAAAAACAAAGGCTCCTTTATCGCACTAAACTCGGTTTCAGCCGCTGCACGTATAACAAAATCCCAATCTTCTTCTTTTAACCTTTCATCAAAACCATTTAATTTATCAAACAATTTTCGAGAAAACATGATTGAGCCAGCAGGAACATGCTGGCGAACAAAAATCTTGTTCAAGACATTCCCCACCATCAGTTTTTTTGGAAATACGCGTAACTCACGCCCACTTTCAGAATCAAACTCGACCGCTTGTGTATAGCAAAATTCTGAAGTATCTAAAGTGGACAGACAAGCAACCTGCTTTTCAATTTTATTACTATCCCAATAATCATCTGAAGCCAAAACAGCAATGTACTCACCTGATGAAAACTCTTGAATTGCCCGATTTAACGTTTTACAAACGCCTTGATTTTCCTGAACAATAAATTTAAAACCATATTGATTAGCTAAGGCTTCAATAAGCTTTGGACTACCATCTTTAGAACCATCATCTATAACAATCAGTTCAATGTTTTTATATGACTGATTTAAAACACTTAAAATTGCTTTTTCAACATAATCCTCATGGTTATAACAAGGCATTACAACACTAACTTTTGGATTTGGCATCGGCAAAAAAACCCTCATAAAACTTTAATAAAACCTTTTCTTCTGAAGCCCAACTGTAATTAGCCAAAGCCGCCTCTCTACCAGCACGAGCATAACGCGAAGACAAATCAACATTTTCACAAATATCTCTAATAGCAACCGCTATTTCCTTTACTGAAAGCGGATCAACCAACTTACCGCAACCAGCTTCGTTAACGATGGACTCCCAAAGTGGGAAGTTTGAAGCAACAACAGGCAAACCCGCTGCCATATATTCAAAAAGTTTTATAGGCAACGCTTCAAACTGATTTGGACTGGGATGCAAAGTAACCATTCCGACATTAGAATCAGCTAAAGCTTGGCACACGCCTTCTCTGTCCACCATACCACGGTAATCTAACTGCGCCCATGCCGCATGGGCTCTAACATAATTTTCAGTTTCTTGGGCATCAAACACACCGCACAAAATCAGCTTATAGTCTGCACCCAATACAACTAAGGCGTCCAACAACTCTTTAATGCCACGTTCGAAGTTAATAGAGCCAATATAACAAATTACTTTGCTCGACTTTTTTTCGAATGGGATACCAATAAATTCGTCAAGAATGGGGTAGTTTTTCACACAAACCGTATTAGGGTTAAGTTTTTTAAATCGTTCTTCAATAAGTGGAGTTGCCGCTACAACACCACTGATTCTTTTCACAACAAAGTTTTCTAGCATTTCTGTGAAAAAAGAAAAAGGTTTTCGGATAAAAAGAGGAATCCAAGTTTTAAACAACAACTGACGAGGAAAATCTTCATGCGAGTCCCATACAACAACCCAACCTCTTTTCGAAAGCATATAAGCTAAAAACAAATTTTCAGGGTCATGAAAATGTGCCACCATAACAGAATTAGCACTCTGAACATTCGAATGTTTATTTGCAAAATCTAAAATAGATCGATAGTTTTGGACAACGCGCACAAGCCGGTTTCCTGGAGCCACACCGATATCAACAATTCGCGAATTATCGTCTGCATTAAAAACAGAACCCAAACCATCACTAACAACCAAAGAACACTCATACTGCTTGCTTAATGATTTAAACTCTTTTAAATAAACACGAACATCATGTCGTTTGTGAACAGTGGTGATATGGAAAATATTGTTATACATAACGCCTAAACTTTGTATAAAAAATCAAATACATTAAACCACCTGACAATAAAGCAATGGACAATCCAAGACTATAAACAGCCGAAATAGAGTAAAGTATTAAAACTGGTAAAAACACATCCTTGTTTTGATTAAAAAACTTATCATCCACCCTATTGAAAACCCCCCAAAAAACAAACAATGTAATAAACACCCCTAAAATACCGAAATTAACATATGCATCCGAAATAATATCCGTGTTTGCCACCACTCCATCAGCCCAATAATAAGCTCCAATAGCAGAATAAACATCTACAGGTTCAGCACTAAATATAGAACCGATTTTTGATGATCCTCCATAAAAGAAACCATGAATATTAACATATTCATAATTCCTTGAAAAAATACCAGCTGTAACAAAATACAACCTATCGTATATTGCCACTACGTAAGGTAAAAAATCATCTTTAACCGTGTGAATTAGAATTGAAATCATTAATAAAAAATAAAAGCAAATAGTAAAGAACA
It encodes the following:
- a CDS encoding glycosyltransferase, translated to MYNNIFHITTVHKRHDVRVYLKEFKSLSKQYECSLVVSDGLGSVFNADDNSRIVDIGVAPGNRLVRVVQNYRSILDFANKHSNVQSANSVMVAHFHDPENLFLAYMLSKRGWVVVWDSHEDFPRQLLFKTWIPLFIRKPFSFFTEMLENFVVKRISGVVAATPLIEERFKKLNPNTVCVKNYPILDEFIGIPFEKKSSKVICYIGSINFERGIKELLDALVVLGADYKLILCGVFDAQETENYVRAHAAWAQLDYRGMVDREGVCQALADSNVGMVTLHPSPNQFEALPIKLFEYMAAGLPVVASNFPLWESIVNEAGCGKLVDPLSVKEIAVAIRDICENVDLSSRYARAGREAALANYSWASEEKVLLKFYEGFFADAKSKS